TGACAAATTTGTAAAACAGAggctattttttttcaaaaattataaaaaaaattaaatttctaaTCAAGACAAATATAGGTAATATTGTTACATCttcaagatatttttatttcagaGTTCTTGATTTACTTATATTAATACTCTGATGTTGATTCTAATCAAGATTcttgatttaataaaacttgAGACTCATTGCTTATTCATTTTTGTAGGAAGTGGCAGTTTAGGaagtaaatattttagaaaattttagaTGTTAAGGGAATATGTAAACAGTAGAGAGTATAAACATGTAgaatattcatatataaatatatagagAAAAGTGATATAAAAGACAGtgattaaataaataaatgaagtaaaattttcaaaaaggCATTACGCTAAATGTCAAGTAATAAACCATTTCATATCCTCATCAAAGAAGCACATTCAAACCCACGAAAAACTTAGTTATTAGCTGATATATCACCAGCAAAATTACCCTTTTCTCTTTGTTCATCCCATTTTTCAATCCAATCGACTGGGCATAATGAACTGTATGTTCTCCAGAAAACTTTGCATGGTTCAAAATCTTCACCTTTCATGTTAACACATTTGT
The window above is part of the Henningerozyma blattae CBS 6284 chromosome 2, complete genome genome. Proteins encoded here:
- the COX12 gene encoding cytochrome c oxidase subunit VIb (similar to Saccharomyces cerevisiae COX12 (YLR038C); ancestral locus Anc_2.403) yields the protein MSEQPKESPLRTVGFDARFPNQNQTLHCWQSYVDYHKCVNMKGEDFEPCKVFWRTYSSLCPVDWIEKWDEQREKGNFAGDISANN